The genomic stretch TTTATTTGTCCGCTATCAATTATCGGCAAAGACAGTCACATCGTCCCTGCCTTCCGAAGTTAAAAACAACCTTCTTCAATGTGTCTAGTCCCACAAATTATGTGTCCTAGATCCGCAATCGGAAGACAGACAATAAGATAATATGATTCGATTAGAGTAATGAATTAGGGCATGAACAAACGTGTATGTTTTGTCAAGGAGTGGAAATAATTATAACCCCTTTTTAAGGCATGGGCTTTATAGCCAAAGAAGAGATTAATCAATGACTCAATCATGTAGAATTGTAAAAAAACTAAGTAAAGCAGAAAAGGGTCTACTTTAAAGACTTGGTTTActgtgaaaaaaaaaagattttacAATTATACAATATGAAAGTCTCCATCTTTGTCTACAAAATGAACTCTTTTTATAATCATGGTGGGCTCTTTTTGGAGTTACTTTTTTACAATATGTGCGAAAGGCGGTGGATGATGGGAAAGTGATttatcattttcctttttaaattatttttcaaaatttgaataatgTAAAGCAAATATAAGTGTGGCGTAAAGAAAGGACtaataatcatttaaattacaaattttagtcaattttataaattttaaaaccaAATAAGTATTCAATTattaaagtttcaatttttctagTTTTTCCATTTATGTGATGATTTTTAAAATGACTTATTTTGATAGAAATGGgttatttatcttattttttcttatttcaatgaaataatATTGTTCATAATATAAAAACTTATTGTTAATGAGAGAAAAGTTAAGGTTTTATAatttagtaatattttaattttaaatattacatgtgattaacaaaattttaattaagtttcATAATCTAAATAGttagattattttttatcatttcaaTGGGGTTTTGGAGAAGAGAACAAAAGTAGACAGAAAGTGCACGTCAGAGTTAGCCGTAGGGGATGTGTATTTTTTTGAGGTGATCCTTTCTTTCTCATCCACACCATCTCTGcgttttctctctcttcaaaaACACACAGAAAAAGAGAGATGAGGAAAGAGAAATAGTAGTGTTTGTAGAAGAAgactactctctctctcactctcttgTTTTGTTCTTACATGCATGCCTATAATtggattttcttgattttagaACAAAAAATCCCATTGCAAAATCTGCAAAGAGGTAGTAGTGTCTGCAGAGCtccttcactctctctctctccaaccAAAAAGTTGTTTTGTGGGGTGaagccaaagaagaagaagaagccatAATCAAGGAAGAGGCAGTTGAAGCTTCTTGATGAGAGAGAGAAGCAAGCAACAAACCAAAAAAAGAGGCAAAATACCAAACCTTTGAGCAACAATCACTTTGTCCATTTTTCACCTACTTTCATTTAGCCTTTCTCTACTACTTAGGTCAGTGTATTTTTTTGTCTTCAGATCTCGAAAATCCCTGTCTTATTCCCAAACCACAACGTAGTTAAAGATCTGTCTCCTCTCCCCTCTTCCCATGTTGcaagattaatttttttctctctctcatcatcATCCCTCTCATCCCAAACTGCAAAAAGAATGATGAAAATCTCAGCTATCCAAGAAGAGAACATCTCCAACCTCACCACCGCCTCCACCGACGCCAGCGCCGCCTCCTCCACCGGCGGCGAAATGTACCCGCTGCCGTATTTCCCGGCGCCAACCACCGCCCCTCCTCCGCCCGCCAAGAAAAAGAGAAGCCAGCCAGGCCATCCAggtaaaaatcaaatctttcaCTACCCATTTCATCAAATCTTCAAAAAGTCAAGATCTTTCCACAACCCATTTCATCAAATCTTCAAAAAACTCAAGAATTcatcataaaaatcaaatcttgatatttttttcCCTCACAGACCCTGGCTCAGAtgtgatctctctctctccaagaaCGCTCATGGCGACGAACAGATTCGTGTGTGAAATATGCAGCAAAGGGTTTCAGAGGGACCAGAACCTGCAGCTGCACAGGAGAGGCCACAATCTGCCATGGAAGCTGAAGCAGAGAAGCAGCAAGGATGTGAAGAAGAAGGTCTATGTCTGCCCCGAGACAAGCTGCGTCCACCACGACCCATCGAGGGCGTTGGGAGATCTCACAGGAATCAAGAAACACTTTTGCAGAAAACATGGGGAGAAGAAATGGAAATGTGACAAGTGCTCGAAGAAGTATGCAGTTCAATCCGATTGGAAAGCTCACTCCAAAACATGTGGCACTAGGGAATACAGATGTGACTGTGGCACCCTTTTTTCAAGGTAAATTTACTCATTAGTTAAGTTCAAGATTTAATCTTTATTAGTAGTAGTTAGTTAATCTTAATTTGGTGTTGATTGGAGCTaaattttcttgaattttctgaGATTTGATTATTTAGATGGgtttttttcaaaattcaaacttgAGAATTATGCTTAATTGTTTTTTCTTTAATCCCACCATATCACTGTTGGAAGAGTCAGAAAACAGTCATACATGACACACACAACAATATAGTAATAGaaactatatttatttaatttaaaattttcagtGTGTTTTCTCTAAACCTGACATGCAACATTATCTTTCATCAGGAGAGACAGCTTCATCACACACAGAGCCTTCTGTGATGCTCTAGCAGAAGAGAGTGCAAAGTCCATCACCCCCACCCCTACCACCCCCACTATCCCAACCCAAAATGCTCCAAATTCATTTTCCCACCACATTAATCTGCAGCAGATTCAGTCCCAATTCAGCAATGCACAACAACAACTCCCATTCCCAATCAAGAAAGAGAACCAACCCTTCACCCTCAGGCCACCATGGCTCCCCCCACCCCCCATAGACCTCACCACCCCCTCCTCCATCTTCCAAGATTTCCAAGAAAACacccaaaaccctaaccctagcacCACCACCAGCATGGGCCCCACCACCAGCCTCAACCACGCCTTCCACCActaccacctccaccacccacCTCCTCACATCTCAGCCACTGCATTGCTGCAGAGAGCAGCAGAGATGGGCTCCAAAAGCAGCACCACCCCAACCCCAACCCGGCCCCACCACCCTCACGTGCCTGCTGGTGAATCCCCAGCATCTGGCTTCGGCCTAAAGCTGGCCTCACGTGACCAGTTCATCAATGACTTGCCTCCAT from Salvia splendens isolate huo1 chromosome 4, SspV2, whole genome shotgun sequence encodes the following:
- the LOC121801176 gene encoding zinc finger protein GAI-ASSOCIATED FACTOR 1-like is translated as MMKISAIQEENISNLTTASTDASAASSTGGEMYPLPYFPAPTTAPPPPAKKKRSQPGHPDPGSDVISLSPRTLMATNRFVCEICSKGFQRDQNLQLHRRGHNLPWKLKQRSSKDVKKKVYVCPETSCVHHDPSRALGDLTGIKKHFCRKHGEKKWKCDKCSKKYAVQSDWKAHSKTCGTREYRCDCGTLFSRRDSFITHRAFCDALAEESAKSITPTPTTPTIPTQNAPNSFSHHINLQQIQSQFSNAQQQLPFPIKKENQPFTLRPPWLPPPPIDLTTPSSIFQDFQENTQNPNPSTTTSMGPTTSLNHAFHHYHLHHPPPHISATALLQRAAEMGSKSSTTPTPTRPHHPHVPAGESPASGFGLKLASRDQFINDLPPFGNKAATSSSPSMLHHDMMMINTSGFHPHNQDSTFQDDDLSFAGMLNNNTSPSNPKRVDESLDFDATLNQFSASNGGNHDDRTTRDFLGLRPLSQSDILSFAGLSNCINTTSCGEHQSQSQRSWQG